A window of Nicotiana sylvestris chromosome 8, ASM39365v2, whole genome shotgun sequence genomic DNA:
TATATTAATGAACCTGGCAGGGTGAGGGTAAGATGCATGCATCCAAAATGTCCATGGATCTTGGCTGCAAGCAAAGATGGCAGATCGAACAATTTTAAGGTAAAAAGGTATTGTCCTGTCCACAAGTGttacaaaacaaataaaaacaagCTTTGCAACTCCAGATACCTAGCAAAGCATTATAGGGATAAGATTGTGTGTCAACCAAAAATGAAAGTTTGGGAGCTAAAGAAACTCATTAAGGATGAACTGAACATGTATATTGGTAGGTCTACTGTACATAGAGCTAGAGCAAAAATTCTAAAGGAGATAATAGGTGATGTGCATGCTGAGTTCAAGAGACTCTATGATTATAGAGATATTCTGTTACAAACAAATCCAGGTACAACTTGTGTTGTGAAGGTAGAAGATCAAGGTGAAGGCAAGCTTGTCTTCAATTCATTTTATGTTTGCTTCTATGCTATGAAGAAGGGATGGTCTGAAGGTTGCAGAAGGATAATTGGCATTGATGGTTGTTTTCTGAAAGGCATTTGTAAGGGTCAACTTCTTGTAGCAGTATCAAAGGATGGAAATAATCAGATGTTTCCTATAGCTTGAGCCATTGTAGAGGTTGAGAATAGTTTCACTTGGACATGGTTTTTGAAGTGTGTGACTCATGACTTAGAGCTTCAAGATGGAAGGGATCTTACTATCATGTCTGATATGCAAaaggtgaatatattcttctgtttctgttttctgtcaatatttattttttctaatttctgtTTCTGTTGGCAACTAATTCAATTCTTTTTATGTTTAAGGGATTGCTTAAAGCTGTATCAGAAGTGTTGCCTGAAAGTGAACATAGGTGGTGTTCCAGACATATATTAGCAAACTGGTCCAAAGATTGGAGAGGATTAGAGAGGAGAAATAACTTCTGGAGGTGTGCTAGAGCATCATGTGTGGCAGAACTGAATTTTCACCTGGACAGTTTGAATATGCTTGGGAATGGGATATGTGAGAGCCTCTTGAGGTATAACAAGGAAACCTGGTGTAGAGCATACTTCAACTGTGACAGGAAATGTGATATAATTGACAACAATATGTGTGAGACATTTAATGCTTGGATACTTGCTGATCGGCACAAGACAATTATCACAATGTTGGAGGAAATTAGAGTGAAGATGATGGAAAGAATAGGAAAGTTGAGGGAGTTTGCAGATACATGGATATGTGATATATCTCCAATTGCTATGAAGGTGTATCAAGATAACATGGCACAATCTATGAGGTGTACAATCAAGTGGAGTGGTGAATATAGCTATGAGGTTGAGGATACCTCATTAAGAGTGGTGCTGAAGCATTGTGTGAATATGCAAGCTCAAACTTGTACATGCAGGTCATGGATGCTGAAGGGTATCCCTTGTGCTCATGCCATTGCTGCTATGCATTTCAAGAACCTTGACCCAATTAACTACATATCTCACTGGTACCACAAATCCACCTATCTGAAGGCATATTCAACATTCATCCAGCCTGTGTCAAACATGCAGATGTGGCCAACATCTACCAATCCACCAATTGAACCCCCACCAATTAAAAAGATGCCTGGTAgaccaaagaagaagagaagaagagaagaaactgAACATCCTACTTCTGGAAAGCTTTCAAGAAGGGGTATGGAGATGACATGTTCAAACTGTGGTGGATATGGACACAACAAGAGGAGTTGCCCTAAGAAAGCAAGGCCTACAGATTCTACTCCAGTAAATGCTTCATATATCCAAAGATGTGGAGGAAGAGGTAGAGCAAGAGGAACAGGAACTCCAACTACTTCTGCCCCTGCTGCTGCTGGTAGAGGAAGAGGAACTGCTGCTAGTAGAGGAAGAGGAACTGGTACTCCAACTACTTCTGCCCCTGCTGCTGCTGGTAGAGGAAGAGGAACTGGTAGTGGTAGGGGAAGTTCTGGGTTTGGACTATTTCAATCAAGCAGTGGGTTCACAAGTTTTTCTGTAAGTAGTTCAAAGTTAATTTTATATCTTGTTTGCTTTAACAACTTTACTGAATATTTTCTATTTTTGGCAGTCTGGTGGAGGTAAGCCAAGAGTGGTCTCTCATGGTGGTGAAAAGAGGTCCTCGACAGATATTCTGGAGTGTGCATACAAGCCAAGAAGTGGTGTAAAATGGAATGGTAGACCAGCCATTACTAGAAGACAACTTGAAAGAACTGCTGCAACTCGTTCCAGAACTGTCACATCTCAATCCAATTTAAGTCAAGAAAGTTCATCATCCCAGCAATCCCAGAACAACCACTGAATTCTGTTATTGTCACTATTAATTTATTTTGGAACTGTTGTAATTTCCCTTTGGAACTGTAATTTATTTGGGAACTGCTGTTAGGTTAATTTGGAACTGCTATTTAGGTTTGTTGTTAGtgttgttattttgttaaggCAGCCTGCTGTTATTTTGGTATGTTTTAAAACTGGGCAGCGTATATTTTTGTTAAAGCAGGCTGCTGCTATTAGGTGATTGTAATAAACACCTTTATTCTATGATGAAATAtatttttagtgttgtttgataaTTTCTGGGCAGATGTGTCTTTAGTATTGTATGAATGCTGTTATTTTGGTATGTTGTTAAGCATTTGTGCTGTCATTTTTGTATGCTGTTATTTCTGGAAAATTTCAGCATTTGAGTTGTATATCATCCGCTAATTGATTGTGTTTCAGTACTTTATCAGTCACAATTTGAGGTGTGTTTTAACTGTACTATCAGCTCACACAGCAACAAAGTCAAAcgaaacaacattaacaattgcCAAAAAAATCATTCTAACTCACACAACAACAAACTCAAAcaaaacaacattaacaattgcCAACagatttcattcatttctaacaAAGGGATACAAAATCTACcaaaaaacttcattcattttCTTACACTATATAACAATCTTTAGAACTACCTAACACAATCAACTTCAACACAATTGCAATTAAAATCAGCACACACAATCTCCTCCAATTTCTTTGGTTTCTATTTTCCTTCAGCAATGCATCAAATGCCCTCTTCTTCTTCAGCAGCCCCAAAATCACCATTTTCAAGTGCTCTGGAGTTGGGGGGTCAAACCACATAAAGAAATTACATGCCGATCATCTGTCCCTCTGAAAAATTGAAGAGACAAAATTATTACGGAATATAAAATCGATTAAAAAAGTACAATTGATATTTACCTTATAAAATAGACCGTAAAATTGACGACCCGGATTATCAACACTCCATGACTGTATCACCACAACTTCTTCACCACAATAGCAAAATTTTCTCAGATTATGCATTTTCCCAAATCTTAAAATTGAGCCCTAGAAATTTAACCCTTATGTCAAAAAAGAGaaggaagaaatagaagaagactGTAATATTGGCTTCGAGCTTCAAGAAGAGGAATAAATTTTTGCTTCAAGAAGAtaaaattttcttcaatttaaagctttcaaggaggaagaagaagatgaaaatcgGGTTAGTATATAGATAGAAATGGGTTAAGGCCCTTTTAATCTTTTAAAAAGGGTCATTGGAATGTGTTTTTGACCGTTTATTAAAGACAGAAATTGTCTTGAAATAGTGTCCACGCGCTTGGTCCAGTTTGTATTACACACACTTAGACCTGGTCAAAGAAGGTGTGTACTAGGCACACTTTAGAAaggttgcgtgtgtaaggttattaTGGTCCACAGAAAGTGTGTAAGCGGGATTTGGGCTATAGTTCGGGTGCCAACTTATATAATTTCCCTATAAACTATGAACAAAAGAAGACTTCAATTTATGTATATGTAGTACTATAAACTAAAGTCTGAAGTGTACGTTGCTAGTAATAAATTCGCACGCAAAGATTTAAGGTGTCATCTTGCTCTCAATTTCCATCAACAAAAGTAACTgataacgcccaactatgccttttaaaggacaaagtgatcgctgcaaatataatccggttttaagTTCGGAATCGAATCCttagggaactaacctatctattacactctacgacaatgttattatcaactcaatcaatctctagatgcaagattttttatcaataaagatTGGGTTTTTATTTAACTACTTTAATTACTATTAAAAACAACAGtaagctaaaacaaagataattcaatggtaaaaaggtctagggcaatgatttccccaattgctagtttaggtctcgactcttccgctataatctcaccataatactctatgaggattaagagttatAGGTTAttgtaattatctctcgatcaactataataatttactagagcattctctcgaactactctagctgacaatatgtgtgcaactctaaattatcccaccaaagttccgttatctctaaacccacttttaagttcaagtaatgaatctcttcaattacccaaaaaagtggtgttgttcaacagctGTCTAACCTAAtactctttctcaagcaatataaggtaattaaacacgattaatcaagggctcattcaattaatcaccatacaaaacgtaattgaacaatcatatcataaatccggctcgattataacaacttgagtcaaaacttcaactaataattggttccatcaaccctagataagtatttagctacttataacaaaataagagagaactactaaattgttcataatataaaattgcaagaattaaaaggagatagaaaaactctaatgtttggtttaTCTTCTCactcttgttcttgcctccaaaagtagtctaaaatcAACTTAGCACCatcttgggcgagtttctaaagcatataagggttttacaaaagtttcccCGATTTTACACTTTGGTTCTCAAACTTTCCAGCAGCGTGAACAGTGCACCACGGTCGCGGCcaaccgcggtcgaccgcggtgaaTGCTGACCTTTCTGCCTTACGTTATTAATCTACCGTGGTTCACCGCGGTCGCAGTGGCCTTCTTGCCCaggccatttatgcttctttgtgttcaggtacttctcgagtgggcatttttcttcacattatcgcctccaaaacactccatgttgcttcctc
This region includes:
- the LOC138875830 gene encoding uncharacterized protein, translating into MSFKIITLGWYHDGVLVPGNFARYVGGSQILTLDVDVNLLSFIELMNYTRIYDFQNVAELYICPMDRTDKLVNILTDKDILDICNELKDGDTLDIFVTHAAPLCVVDINEASKGVGGCNSGAFKSTNVLEEEKDSESESESAPAHEPTPSPSPSPEPTPAPAPAPSREQESGVDSESDFDNSEGEDDNENDSDFDNSDSDESDGVDLHVPDDKDYESDVHEEFVECRDELRKYRRKRSERPKDRDAEDEFDEEHKEKMAAKRRKKALIFDPTKGVQIEKYINEPGRVRVRCMHPKCPWILAASKDGRSNNFKVKRYCPVHKCYKTNKNKLCNSRYLAKHYRDKIVCQPKMKVWELKKLIKDELNMYIGRSTVHRARAKILKEIIGDVHAEFKRLYDYRDILLQTNPGTTCVVKVEDQGEGKLVFNSFYVCFYAMKKGWSEGCRRIIGIDGCFLKGICKGQLLVACVTHDLELQDGRDLTIMSDMQKGLLKAVSEVLPESEHRWCSRHILANWSKDWRGLERRNNFWRCARASCVAELNFHLDSLNMLGNGICESLLRYNKETWCRAYFNCDRKCDIIDNNMCETFNAWILADRHKTIITMLEEIRVKMMERIGKLREFADTWICDISPIAMKVYQDNMAQSMRCTIKWSGEYSYEVEDTSLRVVLKHCVNMQAQTCTCRSWMLKGIPCAHAIAAMHFKNLDPINYISHWYHKSTYLKAYSTFIQPVSNMQMWPTSTNPPIEPPPIKKMPGRPKKKRRREETEHPTSGKLSRRGMEMTCSNCGGYGHNKRSCPKKARPTDSTPRKRNCC